In one window of Leptidea sinapis chromosome 9, ilLepSina1.1, whole genome shotgun sequence DNA:
- the LOC126966251 gene encoding transmembrane protein 19 — protein sequence MLAANRAALNREQRTVQNRHVISAVLLIALAIPISMSFWIINILYSKLTNDGFDEPSHIPPSRWLAACIIPIPIAIYGFRRNTLSLSGAIFGFIVAFILILANYCFLINLFTFFITSSKASHFRPHLKRKLEEDFVIGGRRNWIQVLCNGGMATHLAILYLIDVGSSEMPIDFNRNYRASWLSMGVLGVIACCNGDTWASELGTVLSKSDPFLITSFKRVPKGTNGGMSVIGTALSTVGGLVIGLSHYLTILYFADKTLLSYAPPQWPIILYGALGGGLGSLIDSIMGATLQYSGIDNEGKIVSHSSLAVKHISGRNILDNNSVNLMSTVLMGLLLPTISKYFWPLL from the exons ATGCTTGCTGCAAATAGAGCAGCTCTTAATAGAGAGCAAAGAACAGTCCAAAATAGACATGTAATATCAGCTGTACTTTTGATTGCTCTAGCAATCCCGATATCAATGTCGTTTtggattattaatatattgtattcaaaattgACAAATGATGGTTTTGATg AACCTTCTCATATACCTCCCTCAAGATGGTTGGCTGCTTGTATAATTCCAATTCCAATAGCTATATATGGATTTAGGCGAAACACTCTTAGTCTTAGTGGTGCAATTTTTGGATTCATAGTTGCATTTATACTTATCCTAGCAAATTACTGCTTTCTGATAAATCTATTCACATTCTTTATAACTTCGTCTAAGGCTTCACATTTCAGACCACACTTAAAAAGAAAGTTAGAAGAAGACTTTGTAATTG GTGGTAGAAGAAATTGGATTCAAGTTCTTTGTAATGGGGGAATGGCTACTCATTTAGCTATATTGTATCTCATTGATGTTGGTTCTTCAGAAATGCCAATCGATTTTAATAGAAATTATAGAGCATCTTGGCTAAGTATGGGAGTTCTAG gTGTCATTGCATGTTGCAATGGAGACACATGGGCATCTGAATTAGGGACAGTTCTATCAAAATCTGATCCATTTCTGATTACTTCTTTTAAAAGAGTTCCAAAGGGAACAAATGGAGGAATGAGTGTCATTGGGACAGCTCTGAGTACAGTTGGAGGTCTTGTTATTGGATTATCACATTATCTTACCATTTTATACTTTGCCGACAAAACATTGCTTTCATATGCACCTCCCCAGTGGCCAATTATACTCTATGGTGCTCTGGGTGGAGGATTAGGAAGTCTTATTGACTCAATTATGGGAGcaacattacaatacagtg GTATTGATAATGAGGGGAAGATAGTATCCCATTCAAGCTTAGCTGTGAAACATATAAGTggaagaaatattttggataaCAATAGTGTTAATCTAATGTCAACTGTTTTAATGGGGCTGCTTTTACCAACTATAAGCAAATATTTTTGGcctttattgtaa